In Bactrocera oleae isolate idBacOlea1 chromosome 3, idBacOlea1, whole genome shotgun sequence, a genomic segment contains:
- the Plc21C gene encoding 1-phosphatidylinositol 4,5-bisphosphate phosphodiesterase classes I and II isoform X1 — protein sequence MLNTSTYVSIGPVEVPKALQDGEKFVKWDDDSAFGTPVTMRVDPKGYYLYWIDQNNEMDILDIATIRDTRTGAYAKKPKDSKLRQIVTLGSQDTLEEKTVTICHGCDFVNVTFVNFCCTKREIAQHWCDGIMRLAYSLARLNGSANTFLQKAHTKLCLQVDKSGKIPVKNIMKMFAQNKEDRKRVEKALDMSGLPSGKIETLSLPKFHFEDFFNLYKNLAQRSEVEKIFDGIVGNSKRKCMCIAQLVEFLNKTQRDPRLNEILYPYANATRAKEIIQEYEPNKFNAQKNQLSLDGFLRYLMSDDNPIVAPSKLDLCDDMDQPLSHYFVNSSHNTYLIGHQLTGKSSVEIYRQCLLAGCRCVELDFWNGRTDEPVIVHGYTLVPEINARDALEAIAESAFKTSEFPVILSFENHCNPRQQAKIANYCREIFGEMLLDKPLDSHPLEPNVDLPPPSLLRRKIIIKNKRKHHHHHRHKKGGAVAAPTTVSKLSTANSVDASSKATANHATTPSAIQQQVSVQGENPAAAAAGGSAMSTPVLTGNGDISSTVYPPPLQQIRQNSKDSTGSSDTDSSTDDESMPNVAPNPPVGADPTAEKPQKETEAAAELSALVNYVEPVHFYTFESAEKKNRCYEMSSFDEKQATALLKERPIEFVNYNKHQLSRVYPTGTRFDSSNFMPQLFWNAGCQLVALNYQTLDLAMQLNLGIFEYNDRSGYLLKPEFMRRTDRRLDPFAESTVDGIIAGTVSITVLSGQFLTDKRVGTYVEVEMFGLPADTVRKRFRTRIVRDNGLNPVYDEEPFVFKKVVLPELANIRIAAYEEGGKFLGHRVLPVIGLCPGYRHVNLRTELGQPLTLASLFLYIVVKDYVPDDLSNFAEALANPIKYQSELEKRDKQLAVLTEGTEPISSEEDITNSFVFVQVGGQKKELRPVESTTMSPKHRASITTAAILSVDANAGADHDHADTGTAGGPGFTHQHSLDSTAQTSIRQVESSQFDVDLVRAEPLDKILDNKLVREKRFELEKKLESLRKKHDKEKIKIAMQKSSPMDGNKKPMFNIASKLKKRLSNKSLNCLSTSDTGVEVPPCFPDIGDLNDDCVDGATSSGGESPALVTRSQQERLLASCRDYSTQYRDIQEKYHEIIYALADKVLRNSQANQMKQLKASLDRVTSEVMHQLQEARRTEVKNLSSVHRDRDELVRMKREVASSVVERGVAERVRLKQTYDKRTDDLQKQHEFVRNALTEHRNKARQILEKEAESRICVISNGFLVLFSSGGAASTSATSNNLTLNLNGGNTISPARSSNSITNSTGVRNKDDLGGGNDETGANPLAGAAAGV from the exons GATTCTAAACTACGTCAAATTGTTACGCTTGGGTCACAGGACACATTGGAGGAGAAAACTGTGACCATTTGTCATGGTTGTGATTTCGTTAATGTAACATTCGTGAATTTTTGCTGTACTAAAAGGGAAATTGCGCAG CATTGGTGTGATGGCATTATGCGTCTGGCTTACAGTTTGGCCAGACTGAATGGCTCGGCCAATACGTTTCTGCAGAAGGCGCACACCAAACTCTGCCTGCAGGttgacaaaagtggcaaaatTCCAGTGAAGAA CATCATGAAAATGTTCGCACAAAACAAAGAGGATCGCAAGCGCGTGGAGAAGGCATTGGACATGAGTGGCTTGCCGTCGGGGAAAATTGAGACTTTGTCCTTGCCGAAGTTTCATTTCGAGGACTTTTTCAATTTGTACAAGAATCTTGCACAACGCAGTGAAGTGGAAAAGATATTCGATGgcat cgTTGGTAATTCGAAACGCAAATGCATGTGCATCGCTCAGCTTGTGGAATTTCTCAACAAAACACAGCGCGATCCACGGCTGAACGAGATTTTATATCCTTACGCGAACGCAACTCGTGCCAAGGAGATTATACAGGAGTACGAGCCGAATAAATTCAATGCACAGAAGAACCAGCTAAGCTTAGATGGTTTTCTGAG atatttaatGTCAGACGACAATCCGATTGTGGCGCCTAGTAAATTGGACTTATGCGACGACATGGATCAGCCATTATCACATTATTTTGTAAACTCTTCTCACAACACATACTTAATAGGACATCAGTTGACAGGCAAATCGTCGGTGGAAATTTATCGTCAATGCTTGTTGGCCGGGTGTAG ATGCGTGGAATTGGACTTCTGGAACGGCCGCACTGATGAGCCCGTTATTGTGCACGGCTACACACTCGTTCCCGAAATTAATGCCAGAGACGCGCTGGAGGCGATTGCTGAGAGCGCATTCAAAACATCGGAATTTCCTGTGATATTAAGTTTCGAAAACCATTGCAATCCAAGGCAACAG GCTAAAATCGCCAACTACTGTCGTGAGATATTCGGTGAAATGTTATTAGATAAACCGCTAGATTCACATCCGCTAGAGCCCAATGTGGACTTGCCGCCACCGTCATTACTTAGGCGTAAAATTATCATTAAGAATAAACGAAaacatcatcaccatcatcgtCACAAGAAGGGAGGCGCAGTTGCGGCCCCAACAACGGTCAGCAAATTGTCGACTGCGAACTCAG TTGATGCATCCAGCAAGGCAACAGCAAACCACGCCACCACACCGTCTGCCATACAGCAACAGGTCTCCGTGCAGGGTGAAAATCCTGCAGCAGCAGCGGCTGGCGGCTCGGCTATGTCGACACCAGTGTTGACTGGCAATGGGGATATTAGCAGCACAGTGTATCCGCCTCCACTGCAG CAAATTCGTCAGAATTCTAAGGACAGCACTGGCTCGTCGGATACGGACAGCTCGACGGACGATGAGTCAATGCCGAATGTAGCACCCAATCCTCCAGTAGGCGCCGATCCAACAGCGGAAAAACCACAGAAGGAAACTGAAGCGGCGGCTGAGCTCTCGGCGCTGGTCAATTACGTGGAACCGGTGCATTTTTATACATTCGAAAGTGCGGAAA AAAAAAATCGCTGCTACGAAATGTCCTCCTTCGATGAGAAACAAGCTACAGCGCTGCTTAAAGAGCGCCCAATTGAATTTGTCAACTACAACAAACATCAGCTCTCGCGTGTTTACCCGACTGGCACACGATTCGATAGTTCCAATTTCATGCCGCAG CTCTTCTGGAATGCCGGCTGTCAACTGGTGGCGCTCAATTATCAGACTTTGGACTTGGCTATGCAATTGAATTTGGGCATATTCGAGTACAATGACCGATCGGGCTATTTATTGAAGCCAGAATTTATGAGACGTACCGATCGACGTTTGGATCCGTTTGCGGAGAGCACG GTCGATGGCATCATAGCTGGTACTGTGTCCATCACTGTGCTGTCGGGTCAATTTTTAACAGATAAACGTGTGGGCACCTATGTTGAGGTGGAAATGTTTGGCTTGCCCGCGGATACAGTGAGAAAACGCTTTCGCACACGCATTGTACGCGATAATGGCTTGAATCCGGTTTATGACGAGGAGCCTTTTGTGTTCAAAAAG GTTGTGCTGCCCGAGCTCGCCAATATACGCATTGCGGCTTATGAAGAGGGTGGAAAATTTTTGGGTCATCGTGTTCTACCCGTTATTGGCTTATGTCCAGGGTATCGACATGTCAATCTACGCACCGAATTGGGTCAACCTTTGACACTAGCATCGCTGTTTCTCTATATTGTTGTAAAAGATTATGTGCCAGATGATCTCTCAAATTTCGCTGAGGCTTTAGCTAATCCAATTAAGTATCAAAGTGAGTTGGAGAAGCGCGACAAACAATTAGCCGTGTTGACCGAGGGCACCGAACCGATATCATCAGAGGAGGACATCACCAATTCAT TCGTTTTTGTACAAGTAGGTGGCCAGAAGAAAGAGCTACGCCCCGTTGAGTCTACGACAATGAGTCCGAAGCACCGCGCCAGTATTACCACGGCCGCAATTTTGAGCGTCGATGCAAATGCTGGTGCTGATCACGACCACGCCGATACGGGCACTGCTGGGGGACCCGGTTTTACACATCAGCACTCGCTGGACTCAACTGCACAGACATCAATCAGACAGGTGGAGTCGTCACAGTTCGATGTGGATTTGGTGCGCGCAGAGCCACTGGATAAGATACTCGACAATAAGTTGGTGCGCGAGAAGCGTTTCGAGCTGGAAAAAAAGCTGGAGTCGCTGCGTAAGAAGCACGATAAGGAGAAGATCAAAATCGCTATGCAAAAGTCTAGTCCTATGGATGGTAATAAGAAACCCATGTTCAACATTGCCAGCAAGCTAAAGAAACGTCTCAGCAATAAGAGTCT TAATTGTCTCTCCACCAGCGATACGGGTGTGGAAGTGCCGCCCTGCTTTCCGGATATTGGTGATCTCAACGACGACTGTGTGGATGGTGCCACCAGCAGTGGTGGCGAGAGTCCCGCACTGGTGACACGCTCACAGCAAGAACGTTTACTCGCCTCTTGTCGGGATTATTCAACGCAGTACCGTGACATACAGGAGAAGTATCATGAAATAATCTATGCCTTGGCGGACAAGGTGTTGCGCAATTCACAGGCAAATCAAATGAAACAACTGAAAGCGTCGCTTGATCGTGTCACTTCGGAGGTAATGCATCAGCTGCAAGAAGCGAGACGTACCGAAGTGAAAAACTTGTCGTCGGTTCATCGTGATCGTGATGAGTTGGTTAG AATGAAGCGTGAAGTGGCAAGCTCGGTAGTGGAGCGCGGTGTAGCTGAGCGCGTGCGTCTGAAGCAAACCTACGACAAACGTACCGATGACCTGCAAAAACAACACGAATTCGTGAGGAATGCGTTGACCGAGCATCGAAACAAG GCTCGACAAATACTCGAAAAGGAAGCGGAATCTCGAATTTGCGTCATTAGCAATGGCTTCTTGGTGCTCTTCAGCAGCGGTGGCGCTGCCTCCACATCGGCCACAAGCAATAACCTCACATTGAACTTGAATGGTGGCAACACTATATCGCCGGCACGTTCGAGCAACAGCATCACGAACAGCACTGGCGTTAGAAACAAAGACGATTTGGGTGGCGGTAACGACGAAACTGGCGCTAACCCTCTCGCAGGTGCGGCAGCGGGCGTTTAA
- the Plc21C gene encoding 1-phosphatidylinositol 4,5-bisphosphate phosphodiesterase classes I and II isoform X3, translated as MLNTSTYVSIGPVEVPKALQDGEKFVKWDDDSAFGTPVTMRVDPKGYYLYWIDQNNEMDILDIATIRDTRTGAYAKKPKDSKLRQIVTLGSQDTLEEKTVTICHGCDFVNVTFVNFCCTKREIAQHWCDGIMRLAYSLARLNGSANTFLQKAHTKLCLQVDKSGKIPVKNIMKMFAQNKEDRKRVEKALDMSGLPSGKIETLSLPKFHFEDFFNLYKNLAQRSEVEKIFDGIVGNSKRKCMCIAQLVEFLNKTQRDPRLNEILYPYANATRAKEIIQEYEPNKFNAQKNQLSLDGFLRYLMSDDNPIVAPSKLDLCDDMDQPLSHYFVNSSHNTYLIGHQLTGKSSVEIYRQCLLAGCRCVELDFWNGRTDEPVIVHGYTLVPEINARDALEAIAESAFKTSEFPVILSFENHCNPRQQAKIANYCREIFGEMLLDKPLDSHPLEPNVDLPPPSLLRRKIIIKNKRKHHHHHRHKKGGAVAAPTTVSKLSTANSVDASSKATANHATTPSAIQQQVSVQGENPAAAAAGGSAMSTPVLTGNGDISSTVYPPPLQQIRQNSKDSTGSSDTDSSTDDESMPNVAPNPPVGADPTAEKPQKETEAAAELSALVNYVEPVHFYTFESAEKKNRCYEMSSFDEKQATALLKERPIEFVNYNKHQLSRVYPTGTRFDSSNFMPQLFWNAGCQLVALNYQTLDLAMQLNLGIFEYNDRSGYLLKPEFMRRTDRRLDPFAESTVDGIIAGTVSITVLSGQFLTDKRVGTYVEVEMFGLPADTVRKRFRTRIVRDNGLNPVYDEEPFVFKKVVLPELANIRIAAYEEGGKFLGHRVLPVIGLCPGYRHVNLRTELGQPLTLASLFLYIVVKDYVPDDLSNFAEALANPIKYQSELEKRDKQLAVLTEGTEPISSEEDITNSCGQKKELRPVESTTMSPKHRASITTAAILSVDANAGADHDHADTGTAGGPGFTHQHSLDSTAQTSIRQVESSQFDVDLVRAEPLDKILDNKLVREKRFELEKKLESLRKKHDKEKIKIAMQKSSPMDGNKKPMFNIASKLKKRLSNKSLNCLSTSDTGVEVPPCFPDIGDLNDDCVDGATSSGGESPALVTRSQQERLLASCRDYSTQYRDIQEKYHEIIYALADKVLRNSQANQMKQLKASLDRVTSEVMHQLQEARRTEVKNLSSVHRDRDELVRMKREVASSVVERGVAERVRLKQTYDKRTDDLQKQHEFVRNALTEHRNKARQILEKEAESRICVISNGFLVLFSSGGAASTSATSNNLTLNLNGGNTISPARSSNSITNSTGVRNKDDLGGGNDETGANPLAGAAAGV; from the exons GATTCTAAACTACGTCAAATTGTTACGCTTGGGTCACAGGACACATTGGAGGAGAAAACTGTGACCATTTGTCATGGTTGTGATTTCGTTAATGTAACATTCGTGAATTTTTGCTGTACTAAAAGGGAAATTGCGCAG CATTGGTGTGATGGCATTATGCGTCTGGCTTACAGTTTGGCCAGACTGAATGGCTCGGCCAATACGTTTCTGCAGAAGGCGCACACCAAACTCTGCCTGCAGGttgacaaaagtggcaaaatTCCAGTGAAGAA CATCATGAAAATGTTCGCACAAAACAAAGAGGATCGCAAGCGCGTGGAGAAGGCATTGGACATGAGTGGCTTGCCGTCGGGGAAAATTGAGACTTTGTCCTTGCCGAAGTTTCATTTCGAGGACTTTTTCAATTTGTACAAGAATCTTGCACAACGCAGTGAAGTGGAAAAGATATTCGATGgcat cgTTGGTAATTCGAAACGCAAATGCATGTGCATCGCTCAGCTTGTGGAATTTCTCAACAAAACACAGCGCGATCCACGGCTGAACGAGATTTTATATCCTTACGCGAACGCAACTCGTGCCAAGGAGATTATACAGGAGTACGAGCCGAATAAATTCAATGCACAGAAGAACCAGCTAAGCTTAGATGGTTTTCTGAG atatttaatGTCAGACGACAATCCGATTGTGGCGCCTAGTAAATTGGACTTATGCGACGACATGGATCAGCCATTATCACATTATTTTGTAAACTCTTCTCACAACACATACTTAATAGGACATCAGTTGACAGGCAAATCGTCGGTGGAAATTTATCGTCAATGCTTGTTGGCCGGGTGTAG ATGCGTGGAATTGGACTTCTGGAACGGCCGCACTGATGAGCCCGTTATTGTGCACGGCTACACACTCGTTCCCGAAATTAATGCCAGAGACGCGCTGGAGGCGATTGCTGAGAGCGCATTCAAAACATCGGAATTTCCTGTGATATTAAGTTTCGAAAACCATTGCAATCCAAGGCAACAG GCTAAAATCGCCAACTACTGTCGTGAGATATTCGGTGAAATGTTATTAGATAAACCGCTAGATTCACATCCGCTAGAGCCCAATGTGGACTTGCCGCCACCGTCATTACTTAGGCGTAAAATTATCATTAAGAATAAACGAAaacatcatcaccatcatcgtCACAAGAAGGGAGGCGCAGTTGCGGCCCCAACAACGGTCAGCAAATTGTCGACTGCGAACTCAG TTGATGCATCCAGCAAGGCAACAGCAAACCACGCCACCACACCGTCTGCCATACAGCAACAGGTCTCCGTGCAGGGTGAAAATCCTGCAGCAGCAGCGGCTGGCGGCTCGGCTATGTCGACACCAGTGTTGACTGGCAATGGGGATATTAGCAGCACAGTGTATCCGCCTCCACTGCAG CAAATTCGTCAGAATTCTAAGGACAGCACTGGCTCGTCGGATACGGACAGCTCGACGGACGATGAGTCAATGCCGAATGTAGCACCCAATCCTCCAGTAGGCGCCGATCCAACAGCGGAAAAACCACAGAAGGAAACTGAAGCGGCGGCTGAGCTCTCGGCGCTGGTCAATTACGTGGAACCGGTGCATTTTTATACATTCGAAAGTGCGGAAA AAAAAAATCGCTGCTACGAAATGTCCTCCTTCGATGAGAAACAAGCTACAGCGCTGCTTAAAGAGCGCCCAATTGAATTTGTCAACTACAACAAACATCAGCTCTCGCGTGTTTACCCGACTGGCACACGATTCGATAGTTCCAATTTCATGCCGCAG CTCTTCTGGAATGCCGGCTGTCAACTGGTGGCGCTCAATTATCAGACTTTGGACTTGGCTATGCAATTGAATTTGGGCATATTCGAGTACAATGACCGATCGGGCTATTTATTGAAGCCAGAATTTATGAGACGTACCGATCGACGTTTGGATCCGTTTGCGGAGAGCACG GTCGATGGCATCATAGCTGGTACTGTGTCCATCACTGTGCTGTCGGGTCAATTTTTAACAGATAAACGTGTGGGCACCTATGTTGAGGTGGAAATGTTTGGCTTGCCCGCGGATACAGTGAGAAAACGCTTTCGCACACGCATTGTACGCGATAATGGCTTGAATCCGGTTTATGACGAGGAGCCTTTTGTGTTCAAAAAG GTTGTGCTGCCCGAGCTCGCCAATATACGCATTGCGGCTTATGAAGAGGGTGGAAAATTTTTGGGTCATCGTGTTCTACCCGTTATTGGCTTATGTCCAGGGTATCGACATGTCAATCTACGCACCGAATTGGGTCAACCTTTGACACTAGCATCGCTGTTTCTCTATATTGTTGTAAAAGATTATGTGCCAGATGATCTCTCAAATTTCGCTGAGGCTTTAGCTAATCCAATTAAGTATCAAAGTGAGTTGGAGAAGCGCGACAAACAATTAGCCGTGTTGACCGAGGGCACCGAACCGATATCATCAGAGGAGGACATCACCAATTCAT GTGGCCAGAAGAAAGAGCTACGCCCCGTTGAGTCTACGACAATGAGTCCGAAGCACCGCGCCAGTATTACCACGGCCGCAATTTTGAGCGTCGATGCAAATGCTGGTGCTGATCACGACCACGCCGATACGGGCACTGCTGGGGGACCCGGTTTTACACATCAGCACTCGCTGGACTCAACTGCACAGACATCAATCAGACAGGTGGAGTCGTCACAGTTCGATGTGGATTTGGTGCGCGCAGAGCCACTGGATAAGATACTCGACAATAAGTTGGTGCGCGAGAAGCGTTTCGAGCTGGAAAAAAAGCTGGAGTCGCTGCGTAAGAAGCACGATAAGGAGAAGATCAAAATCGCTATGCAAAAGTCTAGTCCTATGGATGGTAATAAGAAACCCATGTTCAACATTGCCAGCAAGCTAAAGAAACGTCTCAGCAATAAGAGTCT TAATTGTCTCTCCACCAGCGATACGGGTGTGGAAGTGCCGCCCTGCTTTCCGGATATTGGTGATCTCAACGACGACTGTGTGGATGGTGCCACCAGCAGTGGTGGCGAGAGTCCCGCACTGGTGACACGCTCACAGCAAGAACGTTTACTCGCCTCTTGTCGGGATTATTCAACGCAGTACCGTGACATACAGGAGAAGTATCATGAAATAATCTATGCCTTGGCGGACAAGGTGTTGCGCAATTCACAGGCAAATCAAATGAAACAACTGAAAGCGTCGCTTGATCGTGTCACTTCGGAGGTAATGCATCAGCTGCAAGAAGCGAGACGTACCGAAGTGAAAAACTTGTCGTCGGTTCATCGTGATCGTGATGAGTTGGTTAG AATGAAGCGTGAAGTGGCAAGCTCGGTAGTGGAGCGCGGTGTAGCTGAGCGCGTGCGTCTGAAGCAAACCTACGACAAACGTACCGATGACCTGCAAAAACAACACGAATTCGTGAGGAATGCGTTGACCGAGCATCGAAACAAG GCTCGACAAATACTCGAAAAGGAAGCGGAATCTCGAATTTGCGTCATTAGCAATGGCTTCTTGGTGCTCTTCAGCAGCGGTGGCGCTGCCTCCACATCGGCCACAAGCAATAACCTCACATTGAACTTGAATGGTGGCAACACTATATCGCCGGCACGTTCGAGCAACAGCATCACGAACAGCACTGGCGTTAGAAACAAAGACGATTTGGGTGGCGGTAACGACGAAACTGGCGCTAACCCTCTCGCAGGTGCGGCAGCGGGCGTTTAA